The genomic interval ATTTTGTAGCTtgctactcttctctctcctttctttatctctttaaaatatgtttatagatgACTTATAGTCagctattgtacttgctcttaggccatgtttagtttgcGAAAAAAGTTTGGATCACGTCGGATGTTTAATTAGAtgttgaaaggggttttcaaacacgaataaaaaaacaaattttatagctcgcctgaaaaccacgagacgaatattttaagcttaattaacaCGTCATTaccgcatgtgggttactataatacttatgactaatcatggactaattaggctcaaaagatctgtctgacaatttttttccttactatgtaattagttttttatctatatttaatgctctatttaagtgttcaaagattcatgtgatgtttttcgaaaaaaaagatgggacTAAACGAACCcttaagagcaaggctaataatatagccaacaagttgGTTTGTTGGTAGTTCTTTATCATCACCCATATAGTAGTTacctcttcatcattaatgcaggatCCACATGTtactctcacagagtttcttggttcttgtgcctgagTTGGTACAAGCTTACAACCCGCTTACATTATCTCTCATCAtgtctctcctccacataagagcaattataatagcagactataagttgGCTAAATACTTATGTGGTGGAGAGAGGGGTGAGAGAGAGTAAGTGGGCTGtaagcttgtagccagcttggacacaagaaccaagaaactctgtgagagtgacatgtaggtcctgcattaatgatgaagagctaactactatatgggtgggctaagagaagactataagTCTTATAACCAACTTGTTGACAATATTATTactataatagcaggctataagtcagctataagtatattttacggagataagaggggagagagaggagaggttggctactaatttatagccagctgcacacgggcttcaagacaaaatgtatgtatgacatgtgagaccatgtattgatgttttgtaggtaactattgtataaattgtctatttagattggctatagatgaattagagccaatagttggctatactactccctccgtccctattTGATCGTCGCCTAACAGAAAAGCAAAAATACCAGTTTGATTGTCGTATTTCACTCGAACGGTTGTCTTTTCCTCGGGAGAGATGTCGACGTCGCTTGAGATCTCTCTGCATGCACAGACATGCTTCCTACAAAGCACGCTTGCAGCCACCACACACCACCACTGCCACCGCGTGCTACATACAAGATCAGCCACCGCGCCACTGCAGCCGCGCGATCAGCCGccgtgctccgccgccgcgatcGGCAACCACACGGCACCAACACAATCAgccaccgcgcgccgccgctgctgccgccgccgccacgcgccgccaccaccgccgccgctaccgTGATCAGCCTGATGGACACCGACATGGTCATGGCTGGCCGTGATGAAGTGGTGCATGGTGAAGTAGCAGCAGATGCTATTGAGGGCGACCTCCATGGCGTTGATGCACATGCGGCAGAGAGGAAGATGGTCCAAATGGAGGACACCATGGTCATGGCTGTCTGCAATGAAGATGCTATTGAGAGTGACATCCATGATGTGGATTTGGATGTTGATGCGGCTAGTATGTTGCTGATCCAGATGAACAGCGATATGGCCGCACCAGAGGAATAATTAACTCTTTGTCACTCATAGAAATGACACCAATAAATTTGTtactggacccacatgtcatagacacataagaccccacgtgtcatagataGCGGGTGGTAAATATGTTAGGTGTCATttctaaaagtggcaaaaagttaaatgcccccgCAACAGGTGGTGGTATGGAGGGTTTGGAGAAGTCTCAAACACATGAACCGTGTGGTCAAGTCCATGATGCCGATCACTATAAGatcaagtataatagcaggttataagctggctatatgcttatgtggagatgagagagagtgtaagcaggCTGTATGCTTGTACCCAGCTTGGGCACAGGGCCAAGAAACTCTGTAAGAGTGACATATGGGTCCtacattaatgatgaagagctaactagtatataaatGGGCTAAGAGAAGAATATAAGaaatcttatagccaacttatttgctatattattagccttgctctacgGAGTggctgcacgcacgcacaagGTCTTGCTCTCGTTGTGGTCTCGTGCATAGTGATTATATGGTCTCGGCATGGATTTATGGATTTGCTGAATTTGATTGTGAGGTAATCATACCTGATATGAACGATCTGAAGATGGATGGTGACGATCTGAGtagtaaggccttgtttagttcctgatttttttttaaaaaaacgtcacatcgaatctttgaaacatctaaataaatcattaaacatagatgaaccaaaaaactaattgcacagttacgaaagaaatcttgagacaaatcttttgaacctaattagtctatgattagtcataagtgctacagtaaccaatatgtgctaatgatggattaattaggcttaaaagattcgtctcatggtttctagactagccgtgaaattcgttttttcattcgtgtccgaaaaccccttccaacatccggttaaatatttgacgtgacatttttcccaaaaattttctcaatctaaacaccatctAAACTTGcttttaggccttgtttagttcccaaaatattttttccaaaaacatcacatcaaatttttagacacataaataaagcattaaatatagatgaaccaaaaaaactaattgcacagttatgtaataaatcttgagacgaatcttttgagcctaattagtccatgattaaccataagtgctacaataaccaatatgtgctaatgacggattaattaggctcaaaagattcgtctcgcggtttgtaggctagccatgaaattcgttttttcattcgtgtccgaaaactctttccaatatccaatcaaacatttaacatgacacttttcccaaaaattttctcaatcttcaACGCCAgcttattagccttgctcttagatACAAAAAGAACCTAACCTATAGGCTATAGCCATGGTGTACATGCACTGCACTACTCTCTACAGCAGCAGTAGATGGCAGTAATGGCGGCCCCATCTACTCGGAGTTAGAGCAGTGATGGCGCCAGCTCCGCGCGCCAATTTGACCACAGTGTGAGCCTCGCCACGCGACCTCTCTGCTTGTGTTTGTGTTCGATCgagatagaaaaaaatgatgaaacgAGCCCTAGTACTATATTCAAGTCAGGCAACAGCAGCAGTTGACCCAGGGGATTTATTGCCATCCATGGCCTTGCTCCGATCCCTCCACCTCGTGCTGCTCCCCGATCGGCGCGACGCGTCGCACTGATCCCGACCTcgctcctgccgccgccgtcgaccaggagtaggagtaggaggaGTAGGGACAGAGCCGATGGGGAGCTGCGTCAGCAAGAAGGACGCAGCCCGCGCGGGCGCCGTGGCCAAGGAGGTGGCGCCCCCGCTCCCGCCGGAGAAGGAGCTCGCTCTGCCGGTgcccgtggtggtggtggtggaggaggaggtcaaGGAGGTGCTGTCCGAGACGGCCGTGCCGGTGTCGCGGCCCAGGCCaccggagccggaggaggaggtggtgaagAGGAGGCTGGAGAGGAAGggtgaggtggaggaggaggaaggttCTGAGAGCGCGTCGGTGTCCTCGGCCACGGCGGAGAAGGCTAAGGCGATGGCCAAGGGTGGGGTTGAGCAAGGGTTGGAGCAGAAGGTGGTCGACGGGGCGGAGAAGGTGAGGGCGACGAGGAcgccggagaagaggaggcCCAAGGAGGCCGGCAACGGGAGGACGAGGTCGCCGTCCCCCGCGTCGGCGCAGAGGAGGCagggcgccggcgagcacgcggcgctgccgccgcggccacggcGCGAGCAGCCCGCGGTGGTGTCCAGCATCGGCTGCCGCAGCGGCAGGTTCTCCCCgtccgcggcgaggagggccgCCGAGAGCGCCGTGAGGCGCACCCACTCTGCCAGGGAGGCAGACATGATGCTGCCGCATTCTTCCCGGACGCCGGCGGCCAAGCGGTCCCTCAACGCCACCGTCAACGGCAACGCCAATGCGCACGTAGGCGGCGCACCCAAACGGGACCCCGGCGAGCGTTCCGGCAGGCGGCCTGACTCCCCGACATCCAAGCGCGTCccgcccgcctcgccggcAGCGAACGGCGTCAGCCAGCGGCCGCAACATAGcctcaacggcggcggcgtcacgCGCAAGACGGCGAGAGAGAACACCACCCTCGAGCAAACCAAGCCGCAATgcggcagcgccggcggccggacaCCGCCGGAAGACCCCAGAGAGAGCCCCGACGAGTCAACCCTGGAGCACGCGGCGGACGGTGGAGGGCTGGTCCAGAACCCCTCGGTGGCCATGGAGTGCTTCATCTTCCTCTAGCCTCGCCACCATTAATTTCCGTCGACAAGTTAGCTTCTTGCTAACATGCTGTGTAATTTTTTGCCGCCATTGTTACCGTCCTATGGATTGGATCATTGGAAGGAACCCCATTGTCACTTCCGTCACCATTCGTCCGCTCTGAATCACGTGTCTTCTGTTCTTGTTTTACCTGTGACGTGTGACACGGCGAAGCACGGCGgttggccggccggccggcaggcAGGGCCGATCGGTCCTGTTGCTGTGGAGCCCCGATGTCACTGTGTTTCGTGGTGGTCGGTCGGCATCCCGGCGCGGTGCCATACTGGCATATCATCCATCGTCGTCTCGTCGAGGTAGGTTGCTGCCAAATCAAGGAACACAGACGCACAGAGAAACGCCATTGCCCACGTTTGCTGTACTGACACCACAAAATTGTGCAAACTCCTGGAAGCCATAAGCCAAATTTGATGGCTTTGGCAGCTTAACCATCGTTGTTTAGGGATTCGGTCTTCCGTTGCCTTATCGAAAGAATCTGACAGCAGAGTACAGGGCGGCCAAAATCACACTGTTAATGTATTTATATGCCCAAGTGGACCAatcattgtttatatatacacttGTTCAACTGGTTGCAAGGTCTCTTCGGGTTCTCGTATTAAGTTACGTACACCGGTCAGCTGCACCTAAAACCTAAGCTAATAAAGAAACATGAgcaattcactttatacactccaaTATAACagaacaatttatttttcaggagCATATTCATGTGTACTTAgactatattattttattattttcatatatttttaagaatttttaaatagacCAAGTTCAAAAAGTATGGTTCGAAAAAAATTCCTGTACTACATTGCATTTATTAGGACACTTGTTTTTAAGCTAGTTGTGAAggttattttttgaaatactaaCTTATCATATCAATCAACTAAACATAAAAGTGATAAACCACCCAACAATCACTTACAAACATGGTCTTAGCCCATAAGATTTCTTGTGTTCAAATCTTCTTGTTTTAACATGGATTTTGttgtataaatatgatattaaaCCAATCAATAATCCATTCTAAATATGCaacttaatatatttttatttatatgtcacTCCTCCTATCCAATTCAAGTTGGGTATATGTGTGTATGCTCCATTTGTCAAAAATATAGTTACTTCTACCGTTCAATGTTTCTCTCAAATATAGCTACTTATCTATCTATTGCATCATTTTAGCCGATCATAATCATCTGTTATTAAATTTCCCTACCTACTTTCTCATCTAAACCAACCGTAATCATGTCTCATCATTTAGTTTTACTTCATATATGTTCTTCCctgtaaaaaaatcactagAAAACCATATATTTCAGGACCAATGAAacaattaaatttgaaataggCCTACAAATTTCAGTAAGATACAACACTgctctatattttgaaaatattttgcttttgaaCTTATGCcatgtattatatataggTGGTTGTGTGGTCTCATCATTAgttatgtaaatatgtttgGTATTTGACTCACTTAATTTCTCCCATCATCAAGACCAGTGTGAAATAGAAACAAATGAACATGGGGACTTTTGTGCTAAAATCGAGccaaacttatattttggttaaACCTAATATACTATTAGTGAAAAATAGAAGTACCATATTACAACTCTCGTGGTTTGGAGTGTAGGTGGATAGTATATTGGATGGACAGTGAAGAGATCGACTGGGGTGGTAAATGAATAGTAGAACAGTGAATGTCCTTGCGTGGCAAGCAATTATACCTCTATCCATACTTCACCGAAAACAATAGTCTTTACAAGCCGACCACCCCACACATTGCTGCGGGAAATTGATCGAAAGCACACGAATTTGCAAAACATATcttcataaaataattattagttttttaagcatacatttgtttttttcatgagcATATTCATGTGTACCTAGActgtattgttttatttttatcattgttttttcataattttgaaatggatTATTTGCTCCACGTTCAAAAAATATGgttcaaaaaaattgttatacTGCATTGTATTTATTGGGCCACTTGTTTTAAGCTATTTGTGAAGggtattttttgaaatgatACTTATCATGTTAGTCAACTAAACATCAAAGTGATAAGACACCCAGCGATCACTTTTAAACAGGGTCTTAGCCCATAAGATTTCCTGTGTTCAAATCTTCTTGTTTTCATATTCCAAACATGAATTTTGTTgcataaatatgatattaaaCCAATCAATAATCCATTTTAGATAtacaatttaatatttttcatttatatatacaagttgGGTGTCTATGCTCCATTTGTcaaaaatatagctacttcTACTGTTCAATTTTTCTCCATAATATAGTTGCTTCTCCATCTACTGTATTATTTTAACTGATCACAACCatcttttattaaattttcctACCTATTTTCTCATCTAAACCAACCGAAAACAATAGTCTTTATAGATAGATGCTGGAGTAAGCaaatagattttctaatcaCTGTAGTCGTTTGACCAGTTTATAGATAGATGCTGGAGTAAGCaaatagattttctaatcaCTGTAGTCGTTTGACCAGTTTATAGATAGATGCTGGAGTAAGCaaatagattttctaatcaCTGTAGTCGTTTGACCAGTTTATAGATAGATGCTGGAGTAAGCaaatagattttctaatcaCTATAGTCGTTTGACCAGTTTAGCCTATTTACTATACTAGTAAAATCATTCGTTAAGCGAACCATGTAAGATAAGTATAGCAtgaaaaagttataaaactaGAGGGTATTTGGTAATAGTAGGGAGCCAGACGGATTTGGGGCGAAGACGGATAAGGCATCCATTGTTGCGCCATTCGGCCCTTCGACCAATGGCCCCCACCAGTTAGCAAAGGTGCATGTCAGGTTGTCATTGTCCTAAAGCAATGTCGTTTATCAGTCATCTGAATGAAGGTGATGACGGCGATGTGGCTAATGAGACCTTCAAGGGGAAGACTCCTATTTTCTATGCACACCTACGGAATGACGAGCATCTGCTTTGTCATGTTTAATACTATGGCATACAATTAAGTGTGATAGTGTTTACGTCAAAATATCCGACGTGTCACAAAGGAAGGTCTGGTAGTCGTTTCTCAGAATGCTATGTAGGACCTGAATTCTTAAAAGGTGCgtaggcgtgccagtcagtttgatcctgcaactgacgaTAATAGGCGAGACAATCGGCTGTTGAAAGCACAGATCGACTGAAAACTTAATGgaaatagacttgaataattaaataaacaatgaatgctttgttgcgatcggctaaaaccaacttgAGTGTGATCTTCATAAGCcgattgtcacgcccagaaatttacaccaaatttctgaacaatagcatgtattaaatctcggtccaggcatcagcccgagtacacactatgacaaattaatacacagttccacggcttaaaaacaaataaaaacaattatctatcgaaatgcagcggaaagaggaagacaaaactagaccatctaatcttcagcttcagctggcgaagacggctccacaccacaggcactctcgacggcggactgaaccttacttcaaccttcggaacaaccttcttctgacaccggctctggcgcttgctctggtgggggaaaattaagcaaggctgagtacaaaccaccgtactcaacaagtaacacccaagagagggagaataatgaatgcaacagggtatcaaggataggctaaggttaacttgcacaaaagctgcagtaatttagcaaaacagtagataaaatagactgaaataaaagtgaagtaaacatttaaaataatcatccactgtccaacgttacaccacgttgcaacaggcccagaccgctgtcgaacgttacaccacgtagcgatagggtcaaccctctgtccaacgttaaaccacgttgcgacagacccaaaccactgccaacgttacaccacattgcgcagggtcaaaccagttccaagattaataaaattattaaaggggttcaactaatcccagtgagtctgtcggttcgcccaataaccgcgggcacggctattcgaatagttttactctgcagaggtgtacaactttacccacaagacatggctgccaagcatgttaccatgccccaacgtatcaccacgatacctcagtacggaaaccatgataagacctttcacctaaccctccctagacaatcgcaccacacttcaggtttcaccccctcctttacaccaagtcgggcagtcccctcttgtgccttggtagatccggaagcaggagaagctttcgttacaccacgattgcccgtccatactccatcacgcctacccttgcctgggtacgtcgaatagggacaagctagattacgagtctcaccgttgcccattctggcttgtggttagtacgtgtaagaccttcagggtttcccgagaaccggtccttaattgccatgggcacgactctcaaaaccatgcacccacagcccaccataagcaatattttagttgtattaaaccacatcgggaaatgaataatgataacaaccattgaaggtgtaccaaagtgcaacaataattaaataataattggtgagctagttgaactaagcatggctaagcattgactaaccctaattctagtcaaattaaccctggg from Oryza brachyantha chromosome 3, ObraRS2, whole genome shotgun sequence carries:
- the LOC102703856 gene encoding brain acid soluble protein 1, translated to MGSCVSKKDAARAGAVAKEVAPPLPPEKELALPVPVVVVVEEEVKEVLSETAVPVSRPRPPEPEEEVVKRRLERKGEVEEEEGSESASVSSATAEKAKAMAKGGVEQGLEQKVVDGAEKVRATRTPEKRRPKEAGNGRTRSPSPASAQRRQGAGEHAALPPRPRREQPAVVSSIGCRSGRFSPSAARRAAESAVRRTHSAREADMMLPHSSRTPAAKRSLNATVNGNANAHVGGAPKRDPGERSGRRPDSPTSKRVPPASPAANGVSQRPQHSLNGGGVTRKTARENTTLEQTKPQCGSAGGRTPPEDPRESPDESTLEHAADGGGLVQNPSVAMECFIFL